The following are encoded in a window of Anopheles gambiae chromosome X, idAnoGambNW_F1_1, whole genome shotgun sequence genomic DNA:
- the LOC5666780 gene encoding RING finger protein unkempt homolog: MASTDPTKSLFTTQTEKPNHYTYLKEFRVEQCPSFLQHKCNQHRPFVCFNWHFMNQRRRRPVRRRDGSFNYSADNYCPKYDETTGICPDGDDCPFLHRTAGDTERRYHLRYYKTCMCVHDTDARGYCVKNGHHCAFAHGIHDQRPPVYDIKELEALQNVEDAGDGGLNGPNVLDKERNLMNEDPKWQDTNYVLAHYKTEQCKRPPRLCRQGYACPQYHNSKDKRRSPRKFKYRSTPCPNVKHGEEWGEPANCEAGDNCQYCHTRTEQQFHPEIYKSTKCNDVQQAGYCPRSVFCAFAHVEPYMVMEEDPQALALSDMRSSVLSSGDGGGNGSGNGGVSVGGVLAPGVIGGAGGGNVPGGPLVSAVVGSHSKKDAQDLANFSYFQLQLQNGSAESSESASTSSLGSNNSSHNKAPGSHLQQQKHGSSALLGNGHGGAGNPLGGLGLLSNGGPTGANSGSANASSLLSNLDFNPDLSKQMVAIDNDLSLNPIEREQRKRMTCLTFNMFNVGSPLEMYEQARRDNMHGFENSMSGLMSSGLLPSSSAPVNIPGSSMGNSISGILQGTSAPVNIPGSSLGHNFSPSSHSNLFGLHDPFGTHHIGSGSAPKLSNNSYGHNHTDNFFFHSNNIISPVLGDGLSASPEIRRMSDLNPLSSEISSNTTNLLFGDGQHHQGGPQAQTPSQQQQQQQHHLHHQSQQSQQTPSQQQQQQAQQVPQQQQQQQQAINWEERVLQATTACEAWKAQMEESNRKTAIAEQQRDEALSHVKALTEKLEQMKMSGNNGCPPNYRPCDLRGMPLAKLKSIQAKLREEIEEVEIVLYQETANKCMKCEEKNRSVTLVPCNHYVVCDTCATTQRECPYCQTPVTPKA, from the exons ATGGCGTCAACCGATCCAACGAAATCTTTGTTTACTACGCAAACGGAGAAGCCCAACCATTACAC CTACCTGAAGGAGTTCCGCGTGGAGCAGTGCCCCTCCTTTCTGCAGCACAAGTGCAACCAGCACCGGCCGTTCGTCTGCTTCAACTGGCACTttatgaaccagcggcggcggcgcccGGTCCGGCGGCGCGACGGCTCGTTCAACTACAGCGCGGACAACTACTGCCCGAAGTACGACGAGACGACCGGCATCTGTCCGGACGGGGACGA CTGTCCGTTTCTGCACCGGACGGCGGGCGATACCGAGCGGCGCTACCATCTGCGCTACTACAAAACGTGCATGTGCGTGCACGATACGGACGCGCGCGGCTACTGCGTGAAGAACGGGCATCACTGTGCGTTCGCGCACGGCATCCACGACCAGCGGCCGCCGGTGTACGACATCAAGGAGCTGGAGGCGCTGCAGAACGTGGAGGACGCGGGCGACGGCGGCCTGAACGGGCCGAACGTGCTGGACAAGGAGCGCAACCTGATGAACGAGGACCCGAAGTGGCAGGACACGAACTACGTGCTCGCCCACTACAAGACGGAGCAGTGCAAGCGTCCGCCCCGGCTCTGCCGGCAGGGGTACGCCTGCCCGCAGTACCACAACAGCAAGGACAAGCGGCGCAGCCCGAGAAAGTTTAAGTATCG TTCCACGCCGTGCCCGAACGTGAAGCACGGCGAGGAGTGGGGCGAACCGGCCAACTGTGAGGCCGGCGACAACTGTCAGTACTGTCACACGCGCACGGAGCAGCAGTTCCATCCGGAGATCTACAAATCGACCAAGTGTAACGATGTGCAGCAGGCGGGCTACTGTCCCCGCTCGGTGTTTTGTGCGTTCGCGCACGTGGAAC CGTACATGGTGATGGAGGAGGATCCGCAGGCGCTCGCCCTGTCCGACATGCGCTCGTCCGTGCTGTCGTCCGGCGACGGCGGAGGCAACGGCAGCGGCAATGGCGGCGTCTCGGTCGGCGGCGTGCTTGCACCCGGCGTGATCGGGGGCGCTGGGGGCGGCAACGTGCCCGGCGGGCCGCTCGTGTCGGCCGTCGTTGGCTCGCACAGCAAAAAGGATGCGCAGGATCTGGCG AATTTCTCCTACttccagctgcagctgcagaaCGGCAGTGCCGAGAGCAGCGAATcggccagcaccagcagcctCGGCTCGAACAACAGCTCGCACAACAAGGCGCCCGGGTCgcacctgcagcagcagaagcacggCTCGTCGGCCCTGCTCGGCAACGGGCACGGCGGTGCCGGCAATCCGCTCGGCGGGCTCGGGCTGCTCAGCAACGGCGGCCCGACCGGTGCCAACAGTGGCAGCGCGAACGCCAGCTCGCTGCTCTCTAACCTTGACTTCAATCCGGACCTATCCAAGCAG ATGGTTGCTATCGACAATGATCTCTCGCTGAATCCTATCGAACGCGAACAGCGCAAGCGCATGACGTGTTTGACctttaatatgtttaatgtAGGCTCGCCGCTCGAAATGT ACGAACAAGCTAGGCGCGACAATATGCATGGGTTTGAAAATTCGATGTCCGGACTGATGTCCTCGGGACTCCTGCCTAGCAGCTCGGCCCCGGTAAACATTCCAGGCTCATCCATGGGCAATTCAATTTCCG GCATTCTGCAAGGTACATCCGCACCGGTGAACATTCCTGGCAGCTCTCTTGGCCACAACTTTAGCCCCTCGTCCCACTCGAACCTGTTCGGCCTGCACGACCCGTTCGGCACGCATCACATAGGGAGCGGTTCGGCACCGAAGCTTAGCAACAACTCGTACGGCCACAACCATACCGACAACTTTTTCTTCCATTCGAACAACATCATCTCGCCCGTGCTGGGCGACGGTCTGTCCGCTAGCCCCGAAATTAG AAGAATGTCGGACCTGAATCCGCTCAGTAGTGAGATAAGTAGTAACACAACGAATTTGCTGTTCGGCGACGGTCAGCACCATCAGGGTGGTCCGCAAGCACAAACTccttcgcagcagcagcagcagcagcagcaccatttACATCATCAGTCACAGCAGTCACAGCAAACTCCttcgcagcaacaacagcaacaggcTCAGCAAgtcccccagcagcagcagcagcagcagcaagcgatCAACTGGGAAGAGCGCGTCCTACAGGCGACAACTGCCTGCGAAGCATGGAAAGCACAAATGGAGGAAAGCAACCGAAAG ACGGCCATTGCCGAACAGCAACGCGATGAAGCGCTGTCGCACGTGAAGGCGCTCACCGAAAAGCTGGAGCAGATGAAGATGTCCGGCAACAACGGTTGCCCGCCGAACTATCGTCCGTGCGATTTGCGCGGCATGCCGCTGgccaaattgaaaagcatACAG GCGAAACTGCGCGAAGAAATCGAGGAGGTGGAAATAGTATTATACCAAGAGACGGCCAACAAGTGCATGAAGTGCGAGGAGAAAAATCGCTCGGTTACGCTCGTGCCGTGCAATCACTACGTCGTCTGTGATACGTGCGCAACGACCCAGCGCGAGTGTCCTTACTGTCAGACGCCCGTCACACCGAAGGCGTAA